In a single window of the Methylococcus sp. Mc7 genome:
- a CDS encoding DUF29 domain-containing protein, which yields MNASLYEHDFFGWTLQQSELLKAGRFSELDTEHLCEEIEAMGRSARLQLTRRLEVLLTHLLKWGHQPEFHGQRWESAILDQRRRIAKLIDANPSLKPALHVCFLETYDNARFSAMMETGLTLEAFPAQPPFDLVEVLDPDYLPE from the coding sequence GTGAACGCCAGTCTCTACGAACACGATTTTTTCGGCTGGACTCTGCAACAGTCCGAACTGCTCAAAGCCGGCCGCTTCTCCGAACTGGATACCGAGCATCTCTGCGAGGAAATCGAGGCCATGGGCCGCAGCGCACGCCTGCAACTGACCCGGCGCCTCGAGGTGCTGCTGACGCATCTGCTGAAATGGGGCCACCAGCCCGAGTTTCACGGGCAGCGCTGGGAGTCGGCCATCCTCGACCAGCGCAGGCGCATCGCCAAGCTGATCGACGCCAATCCCAGCCTGAAGCCCGCTCTCCACGTCTGTTTTCTCGAAACCTACGACAACGCCCGTTTCAGCGCCATGATGGAGACGGGGCTGACGCTGGAAGCCTTCCCGGCGCAGCCACCCTTCGATCTGGTCGAAGTGCTGGATCCGGATTATCTGCCCGAGTGA
- a CDS encoding DUF3592 domain-containing protein: protein MKIPASPWRGARGFVLSLFASAAGRATIVDPFSGRSEACEILRTGRRATTRIVGLADTGITINQNPVAEFVLEVRQDQGPPFDAKTKALISRLEVPLAQPGRTVPVEYDPRRPERVALELWDCD from the coding sequence ATGAAAATACCGGCCTCGCCCTGGCGCGGCGCCAGAGGGTTCGTGTTGTCCCTGTTCGCCTCGGCAGCGGGTCGCGCCACGATCGTCGACCCGTTCAGCGGACGCAGCGAGGCCTGCGAGATTCTGCGCACCGGCAGGCGCGCAACCACCCGGATCGTCGGCCTCGCGGATACCGGCATCACCATCAACCAGAACCCCGTGGCCGAATTCGTGCTGGAAGTGCGGCAGGACCAGGGTCCGCCGTTCGACGCGAAAACCAAGGCCCTCATCTCCCGTCTGGAAGTTCCCCTGGCCCAGCCGGGCCGCACGGTTCCGGTCGAGTACGATCCGCGGCGGCCCGAGCGGGTGGCGCTGGAACTGTGGGATTGCGACTGA
- a CDS encoding DUF4410 domain-containing protein gives MALGGCGADRSRKLLGGVEVRNEQLGAVKPGEGPRTVYVADFALDAENIQGDPGVRGLLPGRSQSQRQGLLDGLGQRLRKPFGPGSPDDQAREIVDTMAAALVKSLSDKGLPAQRIASTTGALPRDGWLVQGMFTEVDEGSRLKRAVIGFGAGATSMDVQVGVSDLAGKDPRQPFIVFGTVKDPGKMPGAVVTMNPYVAAAKFMMEKNATGKDIEKTAEQIVDEILKYRQKFEDEARANRAAR, from the coding sequence GTGGCGCTCGGCGGTTGCGGAGCGGACCGCTCCCGCAAATTGCTCGGCGGCGTGGAGGTCCGCAACGAACAGCTCGGCGCGGTCAAACCCGGCGAAGGGCCGAGGACGGTGTATGTCGCCGATTTCGCGCTGGATGCCGAAAACATCCAGGGCGATCCCGGCGTCAGAGGCTTGCTGCCCGGCCGGTCGCAATCGCAACGCCAGGGGCTGCTGGATGGGCTCGGCCAGCGCCTGAGGAAACCCTTCGGCCCCGGCAGTCCCGACGACCAAGCCCGGGAAATCGTCGACACCATGGCGGCCGCGCTGGTGAAGAGCCTGTCGGACAAGGGGCTCCCGGCACAGCGCATCGCCTCCACCACTGGCGCGCTGCCGCGCGACGGCTGGCTGGTGCAGGGCATGTTCACCGAGGTCGACGAAGGCAGCCGGCTCAAGCGCGCCGTGATCGGTTTCGGAGCCGGGGCGACCTCCATGGACGTGCAGGTCGGCGTGAGCGATCTCGCCGGCAAGGACCCGCGCCAGCCCTTCATCGTGTTCGGCACGGTGAAGGACCCCGGCAAGATGCCGGGCGCGGTCGTGACCATGAACCCCTACGTCGCCGCGGCCAAGTTCATGATGGAGAAAAATGCGACCGGCAAGGACATCGAAAAGACCGCGGAACAGATCGTAGACGAAATCCTGAAATACCGGCAGAAGTTCGAAGACGAGGCGCGGGCCAACCGGGCCGCGCGCTAA
- a CDS encoding zinc ribbon domain-containing protein: MPKYDYFCEANDRVVEVSHPMNDRLATWGEVCERAGLAVGDTPPDTPVRKLITGGGIVRSGALKNPEAPPCQSGAPCCGAGACGFN, encoded by the coding sequence GTGCCGAAATACGATTATTTTTGTGAAGCGAACGACCGGGTCGTGGAAGTCAGCCATCCGATGAACGATCGCCTGGCGACCTGGGGCGAAGTGTGCGAGCGCGCTGGGCTGGCTGTGGGCGATACCCCGCCCGATACACCGGTCAGGAAGCTGATTACCGGCGGCGGCATCGTCCGCTCCGGCGCCCTCAAGAATCCGGAAGCGCCCCCTTGCCAGAGCGGCGCGCCCTGCTGCGGCGCCGGGGCCTGCGGATTCAACTGA
- a CDS encoding nicotinamidase — protein sequence MNTKTDAFRLSPGDALIVVHVQNDFLPGGSLAVPGGDEVIPVLNQHIARFVREGLPVIATRDWHPPDHCSFHAQGGPWPPHCVAGSQGAEFAAGLALPEDVPIVSQATWPDKEAYSSFEGTDLAYLLQEIGVRRLFIGGLATDYCVLHTVLDGRRLGFEVVVLEDAVRAVDVEPEDGSRALARMREEGAEFAGCKDFA from the coding sequence ATGAACACCAAGACTGACGCGTTCCGCCTTTCGCCGGGCGATGCCTTGATCGTGGTCCACGTGCAGAACGACTTCCTGCCGGGCGGCAGCCTCGCCGTCCCCGGGGGCGACGAGGTGATACCGGTGCTGAATCAACACATCGCGCGCTTCGTCCGGGAAGGGCTGCCCGTCATCGCCACGCGTGACTGGCATCCGCCGGACCATTGCTCGTTCCACGCCCAGGGCGGGCCGTGGCCGCCGCACTGCGTGGCCGGCAGCCAGGGGGCGGAGTTCGCGGCCGGCCTCGCCTTGCCCGAGGACGTTCCCATCGTATCCCAGGCGACATGGCCGGATAAGGAGGCCTATTCCAGTTTCGAAGGCACGGACCTCGCCTACCTCCTGCAGGAAATCGGCGTTCGCCGCTTGTTCATCGGCGGCCTCGCGACCGACTACTGCGTGCTGCATACGGTGCTCGACGGTCGTCGCCTCGGTTTCGAAGTCGTCGTGTTGGAAGACGCAGTGCGCGCCGTCGACGTCGAGCCCGAAGACGGCAGCCGCGCCCTGGCCCGGATGCGAGAGGAAGGCGCAGAGTTCGCCGGATGCAAGGATTTCGCATGA
- a CDS encoding nicotinate phosphoribosyltransferase — protein MSLPVDSVLLTDLYQLTMLQGYHAQRMNETAVFEFFVRKLPGGAEPKRNFLVAAGLEQALDFLEGMRFRPDEVEWLRATGRFAPDFVDALAALRFTGDVDAMPEGTVFFPGEPILRVTAPLPEAQLAETRLINLLHFQTLIASKAARMTLAAPGRLLVDFGLRRAHGAEAGLLAARAACLAGFSGTSDVLAGRLWDIPLYGTMAHSFIQAHDDELTAFEHFALAQPDNLVLLIDTYDTEAAAEKLTPLAERLAAKGIRIQGVRLDSGNLVEHARRVRSILDRGGLGQVSIFASGSLDEYLLARHTAEAVPIDGYGIGTRMDTSSDAPYLDCAYKLQEYAGIPRRKRSEGKATWPGRKQVYRYYDGEGKMQRDSLTLVDDAQPGEPLLRPVMRSGRRLGPSPPLQTLRSHAIEQLGRLPEALRRLSPAPAHPVEIAARLKALVQAMDGC, from the coding sequence ATGAGTCTGCCGGTCGACAGCGTACTGCTCACCGATCTCTATCAATTGACGATGCTGCAGGGCTATCACGCCCAGCGCATGAACGAGACCGCGGTATTCGAATTCTTCGTGCGCAAGCTGCCCGGCGGAGCCGAGCCCAAGCGCAACTTCCTGGTCGCGGCCGGGCTGGAACAGGCGCTGGATTTTCTGGAAGGCATGCGGTTCCGGCCCGACGAGGTCGAGTGGCTGCGCGCCACCGGGCGGTTCGCGCCGGATTTCGTCGACGCCCTGGCCGCACTGCGCTTCACCGGCGACGTCGATGCCATGCCCGAAGGCACGGTGTTCTTTCCCGGCGAACCGATATTGCGGGTGACGGCGCCCCTTCCCGAGGCGCAACTGGCCGAAACCCGGCTCATCAACCTGCTGCATTTCCAGACCCTCATCGCCTCCAAGGCGGCGCGCATGACCCTGGCCGCGCCGGGCCGGCTGCTGGTCGATTTCGGCCTGCGCCGCGCCCACGGCGCCGAAGCGGGACTCCTGGCGGCCCGCGCCGCCTGCCTCGCCGGCTTCTCCGGCACCTCCGACGTGCTCGCCGGCCGGCTTTGGGACATCCCGCTGTACGGCACCATGGCCCATTCCTTCATCCAGGCCCACGACGACGAACTCACCGCCTTCGAGCATTTCGCCCTGGCCCAGCCGGACAACCTGGTGCTGCTGATCGACACCTACGACACCGAAGCCGCGGCGGAAAAGCTCACCCCCCTGGCCGAACGCCTGGCCGCCAAAGGAATCCGCATCCAGGGCGTGCGCCTCGACAGCGGCAACCTGGTCGAGCACGCCCGCCGGGTCCGGAGCATCCTCGACCGCGGCGGCCTCGGTCAAGTCAGCATCTTCGCCAGCGGCAGCCTCGATGAATATCTCCTGGCCAGGCACACCGCGGAAGCCGTGCCGATCGACGGCTACGGCATCGGCACCCGCATGGACACCTCGTCCGACGCACCCTATCTCGACTGCGCCTACAAGCTCCAGGAATACGCCGGCATCCCCCGGCGCAAGCGTTCCGAAGGCAAGGCGACCTGGCCCGGCCGGAAACAGGTTTACCGCTATTACGACGGCGAGGGGAAAATGCAGCGGGACAGCCTGACGTTGGTCGACGACGCGCAGCCGGGGGAGCCCCTGCTGCGCCCGGTGATGCGCAGCGGCCGGCGGCTCGGACCGAGCCCGCCGCTGCAGACCCTTCGGTCCCATGCGATCGAACAGCTCGGGCGCCTGCCGGAAGCGTTACGCCGGCTGTCACCGGCGCCGGCTCATCCGGTCGAGATCGCCGCGCGATTGAAGGCTTTGGTTCAAGCGATGGATGGCTGTTAG
- a CDS encoding type II toxin-antitoxin system RelE/ParE family toxin, with amino-acid sequence MPRFVLTNKAKADLKSIGRHTADTWGREQRNRYLASLDGAFHEPAADPFKGGDCGAVRPGYRKLRVGRHIVFYRLLNAGCIEIVRVLHERMDVECHLQGPDTD; translated from the coding sequence ATGCCGCGCTTCGTCCTCACGAACAAAGCCAAGGCTGACTTGAAGTCCATCGGACGCCATACCGCCGATACCTGGGGACGCGAACAGCGAAACCGCTATCTCGCATCGCTGGACGGCGCTTTCCACGAACCGGCGGCTGATCCCTTCAAAGGCGGGGACTGCGGAGCCGTTCGCCCCGGCTACCGCAAGCTTAGAGTCGGCCGGCACATTGTCTTCTACCGCTTGCTTAACGCCGGCTGCATCGAGATCGTACGCGTCCTGCATGAACGCATGGACGTGGAATGCCATCTGCAGGGACCGGATACGGATTGA
- a CDS encoding type II toxin-antitoxin system ParD family antitoxin, whose translation MHKNTSVTLGQHFDQFIAQQITKGRFASASEVIRAGLRVLEERETRLEALARALKDGEDSGRADYSLEGLIEELDRENVS comes from the coding sequence ATGCACAAGAACACCAGCGTCACCTTGGGCCAGCATTTTGATCAGTTCATCGCCCAGCAGATCACCAAAGGGCGTTTTGCTTCCGCGAGCGAAGTCATCCGGGCAGGACTGAGGGTGCTCGAAGAGAGGGAAACACGGCTCGAAGCTTTGGCGCGCGCCCTGAAGGATGGGGAGGATAGCGGAAGGGCGGATTATTCCCTTGAAGGCCTGATCGAGGAGCTCGACCGGGAAAACGTTTCCTGA
- a CDS encoding IS1380 family transposase: MPRFEVKQSSKLQLTSYSGLALIGQCCQAAQVEAVIDPKIPVSQGMRTSDIVKSVVGLLSLGKSDFEAIEPFRNDRFFKESLGLTKVPGAVWLRQRLNAKAEAIRDLADELSLRLLERTEAPITPHKGYVCCDIDTFAMDNSGTKKEAVSRTYQGFDGYTPIAAYLGNEGWNTGLELRPGSRHSAFETHYFYERLFPRIERLVKPDQPVLLREDSGFDGAQLLFAKAAERDRQAALGRSLDFICKWNPRKQDKGDWVKRAEEAGAFAEARPGKRVALLSLEVERAWHKEKRSFRLVAQVTERTIDKKGQHLLAPEVELEGWWTTLSCSAEEVIELYQHHGMHEQFHSELFGSAESFASLRTATAWRPAPFGLVKTDLDLERLPSGKFDTNDVILHLAAFAYNCLRLLGQIGLTGEIAPIRHPAKRRRIRTVLQEIMYRAAKFVAHARRLILDFGRGVAANVAVFVMLQNRLWAAASG, translated from the coding sequence ATGCCGCGCTTTGAAGTCAAGCAATCCAGCAAGCTGCAACTGACCTCGTATTCCGGCCTGGCGCTGATTGGCCAGTGCTGCCAGGCGGCGCAGGTGGAGGCGGTCATTGACCCGAAGATCCCGGTGTCGCAAGGCATGCGTACCTCGGACATCGTCAAGAGCGTGGTCGGGCTGTTGAGTCTGGGCAAGAGCGACTTCGAAGCCATCGAGCCATTCCGGAATGATCGCTTCTTCAAGGAGTCGCTGGGGCTGACGAAGGTGCCCGGAGCCGTGTGGCTGCGCCAGCGTCTGAATGCCAAGGCGGAAGCCATCCGCGATCTGGCCGATGAGCTTTCCCTGAGGCTGCTGGAGCGAACCGAGGCGCCGATCACGCCGCACAAGGGCTATGTCTGCTGCGACATCGATACCTTCGCCATGGACAATAGTGGCACGAAGAAGGAAGCGGTGTCGCGCACCTATCAGGGCTTCGACGGTTACACGCCGATTGCCGCCTATCTCGGCAACGAAGGCTGGAACACCGGGCTGGAACTGAGGCCAGGGTCCCGCCACTCGGCGTTCGAGACGCACTACTTCTACGAGCGGCTGTTTCCGCGCATCGAACGCCTGGTCAAACCGGATCAGCCCGTGCTGCTGCGCGAGGACAGCGGTTTCGACGGCGCACAGCTTCTGTTCGCCAAGGCCGCGGAGCGAGACCGGCAAGCCGCGCTGGGGCGAAGCCTCGACTTCATCTGCAAGTGGAACCCCCGCAAGCAGGACAAGGGGGACTGGGTCAAGCGCGCCGAGGAGGCGGGCGCCTTTGCCGAGGCTCGTCCAGGCAAGCGGGTTGCGTTGCTGTCGTTGGAAGTGGAACGCGCCTGGCACAAGGAGAAGCGCTCCTTCCGCCTGGTCGCCCAGGTGACCGAGCGCACCATCGACAAGAAGGGCCAACACCTGCTGGCCCCGGAGGTCGAACTGGAAGGCTGGTGGACGACGCTCTCCTGTTCCGCCGAGGAAGTGATCGAACTCTACCAGCACCACGGCATGCATGAGCAGTTCCACTCCGAGTTGTTCGGCTCCGCCGAATCCTTCGCCTCGCTCAGGACCGCCACTGCGTGGCGTCCTGCGCCCTTCGGGCTTGTCAAGACCGACCTTGATCTGGAGCGGCTGCCCTCGGGCAAGTTCGACACCAACGACGTGATCCTGCATCTGGCGGCCTTCGCCTACAACTGCCTGCGTCTCTTGGGACAGATCGGCCTGACCGGCGAGATTGCGCCGATCCGTCATCCGGCCAAGCGCCGCCGCATCCGGACCGTGCTGCAGGAGATCATGTACCGGGCGGCGAAGTTCGTCGCCCATGCCCGCCGGCTGATCCTCGATTTCGGCCGTGGCGTGGCGGCAAACGTAGCCGTGTTCGTGATGCTTCAGAATCGGCTGTGGGCGGCGGCGTCCGGATGA
- a CDS encoding penicillin-binding protein activator LpoB: MRNRDVQPLLILFLAFVLPGCGSSTKAKYASGVPALDVDPTVKGPVSGVGIEAHDISAMTDTMMRDLLRVPELASREKAPRVIVDDSDFRNEGSQPINRKLIVNKLRTALARSAKGRMKFLGREFADSVEKERQLKRDGVTDIGTTGLTKAHFGADYKMTGTIATLDSYSAATGLQQRYTQITFEMLDLESGELIWSNQYELQRAAADDVSYR; this comes from the coding sequence ATGCGTAATAGAGACGTTCAGCCCCTTTTAATTCTTTTTCTCGCCTTCGTCTTGCCGGGTTGCGGCAGTTCGACGAAAGCCAAATATGCCTCCGGTGTTCCAGCATTGGATGTCGATCCAACGGTCAAGGGCCCAGTTTCCGGGGTGGGAATAGAGGCGCATGACATCTCCGCGATGACCGATACCATGATGCGCGACCTATTGAGGGTGCCGGAACTCGCGTCGAGGGAGAAGGCGCCCCGCGTAATCGTCGACGATTCCGACTTTCGCAACGAAGGTTCTCAGCCGATCAATCGGAAGCTCATCGTTAACAAACTTCGCACCGCTTTGGCGCGATCAGCGAAAGGCCGCATGAAATTTCTCGGCCGTGAATTTGCCGATAGCGTTGAGAAAGAGAGGCAGCTCAAACGAGATGGCGTTACCGATATTGGGACGACCGGGCTCACCAAGGCGCATTTCGGGGCCGATTATAAGATGACAGGAACGATTGCAACGCTCGACAGTTACAGTGCGGCCACTGGCCTACAGCAGCGCTACACGCAAATTACGTTTGAAATGTTGGATTTGGAATCCGGAGAACTGATCTGGAGCAACCAGTATGAGTTGCAACGTGCGGCTGCTGATGATGTGAGTTATCGATAA
- the tnpB gene encoding IS66 family insertion sequence element accessory protein TnpB (TnpB, as the term is used for proteins encoded by IS66 family insertion elements, is considered an accessory protein, since TnpC, encoded by a neighboring gene, is a DDE family transposase.), whose protein sequence is MLATLLSATTVYVVAEPCDLRKSIDGLALAVESSLGHSPLSGSVFVFFNRGRDKVKLLWWDRHGFWLAYKRLEKGRFRNPVQGTISRSDLLLLLEGVDLSVVRLREVRAGRVG, encoded by the coding sequence ATGCTGGCGACGCTGCTGAGTGCGACGACGGTGTATGTGGTTGCCGAACCCTGCGATCTGCGCAAGTCCATCGATGGTTTGGCGCTGGCGGTGGAGAGCAGCCTGGGGCATTCGCCGTTGTCGGGTTCGGTGTTCGTGTTCTTCAACCGGGGCCGGGACAAGGTGAAGCTGTTGTGGTGGGATCGTCATGGTTTCTGGCTGGCCTACAAGCGGCTGGAGAAAGGCCGCTTCCGCAATCCGGTTCAGGGGACGATTTCGCGCTCGGACCTGCTGCTGTTGCTGGAAGGCGTGGACTTGTCGGTGGTGCGTTTGCGGGAGGTTCGGGCCGGCCGGGTCGGGTGA